A part of Geotrypetes seraphini chromosome 9, aGeoSer1.1, whole genome shotgun sequence genomic DNA contains:
- the LOC117366920 gene encoding KRR1 small subunit processome component homolog gives MAASSSGARTKTSRKTESLRANESELLTVPEGWKEAAFTKEDNPKGLLEESSFASLFPKYREAYLKECWPLVQKALHEHHIGATLDLIEGSMTVTTTRKTFDPYMIVRARDLIKLLARSVPFEQAVRILQDDMACDIIKIGTLVRNRERFIKRRQRLLGPKGSTLKALELLTNCYIMVQGNTVSTLGPFNGLKEVRKVVMDTMKNIHPIYNIKTLMIKCELSKDSELRSQNWERFLPKFKHKNLNKRKEPKKKNVKKEYTPFPPPQPESQTDKELASGEYFLKESQKRQKKLQEIKAKQAEAVSRRQQERNQAFIPPKEKPVMRTKKVYTETKIDIEALKEKVKKAKKAKLGSLPEEELKQRLATDKKKKKK, from the coding sequence ATGGCCGCCTCCTCGTCTGGTGCCAGGACCAAGACCAGCAGGAAGACGGAGAGCCTTCGGGCAAATGAATCTGAACTTCTTACTGTACCTGAAGGATGGAAAGAAGCAGCCTTTACAAAAGAGGATAATCCTAAAGGTCTGCTTGAAGAAAGCAGCTTTGCATCATTGTTCCCTAAATACAGAGAAGCCTACTTGAAAGAATGCTGGCCACTGGTGCAGAAAGCCCTGCATGAGCATCATATTGGTGCAACACTGGATCTCATTGAGGGAAGCATGACAGTAACCACAACCAGGAAAACCTTTGATCCATATATGATCGTCCGGGCCAGAGACTTAATAAAGTTGTTAGCAAGAAGTGTTCCATTTGAACAGGCAGTGCGAATTCTTCAGGATGACATGGCATGCGATATTATTAAAATAGGCACGTTGGTGAGAAATCGAGAGAGATTTATAAAAAGAAGACAGAGGCTTCTTGGACCCAAAGGATCTACTCTGAAGGCTCTGGAACTTTTAACAAACTGTTACATCATGGTTCAGGGAAATACAGTTTCGACTTTGGGACCTTTTAATGGCCTCAAGGAGGTTCGAAAAGTAGTTATGGATACTATGAAAAATATTCATCCTATATATAACATTAAGACTTTGATGATTAAGTGTGAATTGTCAAAAGATTCTGAATTAAGGTCACAGAACTGGGAGAGATTTTTGCCAAAGTTTAAGCACAAAAACCTGAACAAACGCAAGGAACCCAAgaagaaaaatgtgaaaaaagaaTATACTCCATTCCCACCGCCTCAGCCAGAAAGCCAGACTGATAAAGAACTGGCAAGTGGTGAATATTTTCTGAAGGAAAGCCAGAAGAGACAGAAGAAACTACAAGAGATAAAGGCAAAACAAGCAGAAGCAGTTAGTAGAAGACAGCAAGAGAGAAACCAAGCTTTCATTCCACCAAAGGAAAAACCTGTGATGAGAACTAAAAAAGTTTACACCGAGACAAAGATAGACATTGAAGCTTTGaaagaaaaagtaaagaaagcgAAGAAAGCAAAGTTAGGATCACTTCCTGAAGAAGAGCTGAAACAAAGGCTTGCTAcagataagaaaaagaagaaaaaataa